The genomic region GACAAAAAAACAGctaaaatttgtcttatttagtatttattaattgtcgcaacaattaataaatgctaaataaagtaaattatgattgttttttattaattttctttggttaccaaatattttttcttttatcgaTGGTGGTCGATAAAATTGATTAATTGTCGGTAAAAATTGTTCGTCTTATACTGCCTGCATGCATTTAGGTCTTTTTTTTTATAGCATTTTTTTACTACTCACACGTTTTCATGtaaagattaaaattaaattaagacTTTGATATGTATTATATTACACAATTTATTtagatatattaaattatttattgatcTTAGCTATTATTTTTGTATGAATATATTTTTATATGggtagttattttttttttctttggactcAAATTCAAGTAGATTTTAGGTTAAAGAATTAAATATTTACCATCACAACTAATTTCGTATTGGTCAATTGAAGCCGAATTGATAATATAATGCTCcttttgttatttttaatatGCTACAGTGATTTTTTGATATATTTATATTctcaaattaatatataatttattgtaTTTAAAAGAATTGATGGTACTACCTCATAAAAAGACAACAAATTAAGTAATAACTTTAACCTCCTAATCATTTGTAGCTAATTAACACTGAAAGCTTTTGCAATGAATTGTGACATGTCTTGACCATAAAATTTTGACAACCTTTAATTCCCTTTGTCTATAAAATTTGATTCAGcaagaaataaataaaagtaactcCCAACTGTTCTTGCTCTTTAATTTGCAATAAATAAAATTGTTGAGAAAGACAAAGCAAATTCCCTAAAGATAAAGCATTGGTCAAAGATGCTTCNNNNNNNNNNNNNNNNNNNNNNNNNNNNNNNNNNNNNNNNNNNNNNNNNNNNNNNNNNTCTACATGTTAATCAATGCTTAATTAGACCTAAATTATTAGTAACCAAAAAATCTCCAAATTTTGCAAAGAGCTATAGATCCTTTTCTACAACTATAGTTAGTTGATCACCAGAACTATATGTGTATGCTTATTAACCAAGGTATTCTGTGATTCATAACCAATTCTATAGGCCATTTTATaaaattgatattattttttattgtctactataatcaatttttttttctgttgaCTTGAATTTATTAGAAGTGAAGTATTTggttatagttcaaatgacatagtcgTCTCATACCTACTTAGAagttgcgagttcgagtctccttatttttggtaaaaaaaaaaaagaagtgaagtatttttactttaattttatatCTAAATTACCTCTAGCTAATGAAGAAAATAAATTTCCAAAATAAATCACTTTAAATCAAAATTAGTTCTAACTTATAACTANNNNNNNNNNNNNNNNNNNNNNNNNNNNNNNNNNNNNNNNNNNNNNNNNNNNNNNNNNNNNNNNNNNNNNNNNNNNNNNNNNNNNNNNNNNNNNNNNNNNNNNNNNNNNNNNNNNNNNNNNNNNNNNNNNNNNNNNNNNNNNNNNNNNNNNNNNNNNNNNNNNNNNNNNNNNNNNNNNNNNNNNNNNNNNNNNNNNNNNNNNNNNNNNNNNNNNNNNNNNNNNNNNNNNNNNNNNNNNNNNNNNNNNNNNNNNNNNNNNNNNNNNNNNNNNNNNNNNNNNNNNNNNNNNNNNNNNNNNNNNNNNNNNNNNNNNNNNNNNNNNNNNNNNNNNNNNNNNNNNNNNNNNNNNNNNNNNNNNNNNNNNNNNNNNNNNNNNNNNNNNNNNNNNNNNNNNNNNNNNNNNNNNNNNNNNNNNNNNNNNNNNNNNNNNNNNNNNNNNNNNNNNNNNNNNNNNNNNNNNNNNNNNNNNNNNNNNNNNNNNNNNNNNNNNNNNNNNNNNNNNNNNNNNNNNNNNNNNNNNNNNNNNNNNNNNNNNNNNNNNNNNNNNNNNNNNNNNNNNNNNNNNNNNNNNNNNNNNNNNNNNNNNNNNNNNNNNNNNNNNNNNNNNNNNNNNNNNNNNNNNNNNNNNNNNNNNNNNNNNNNNNNNNNNNNNNNNNNNNNNNNNNNNNNNNNNNNNNNNNNNNNNNNNNNNNNNNNNNNNNNNNNNNNNNNNNNNNNNNNNNNNNNNNNNNNNNNNNNNNNNNNNNNNNNNNNNNNNNNNNNNNCAGACAAAAATATTTACTTGTTTTTGTACATgtctattttttaataaataaatatatatctaacgatatatatttatatttttatcattaattaattaattaattatacatACTTCAAAACAAAACGCAGtctttaattaccttttattgtGCTTTTCTCTTGTAAGAACTTTGGAAACCACTGTTAGAGCTCATGGCACGTGAAATTGCAAAGCACAATGCCGATGAAGaaggtggtggtgatgatgaaccACCACCATCTTCTTCATTATTCGCCCCTCTAAAGTCGAAAGACGAAGAACCATAACTCAAGAATCTCCTCCTTCCGATCTTCGCCATGGGGACAACCTTGGACGAATCCGAGGTTGTCCACCTCGAAGACAAAGAACATGACGGTGATGGCGACGGTGAATGCGAAGGCGTAATAATCTTCTTGAGACTCATCTTTGTAAACAATGCCATGAAAATGTTGCTACTTGATCTTGAATTATTCTTCTTCACCCTCTTCAATGCATTATTATtaagattgttgttgttgttgttgtgataaGAGGGTGGTGGAGTTAAAGGAGGAAGAGTTTCTTGAGAGAATAATTTGTACTTTGGTGTGCCAGGTTGAGATTCCCAAACAAATGGGACATTaacagaagaagaagagaatctgAAAGATGGGTTTGCCATTGAAGTTTCCTTTGACAGAAGCCTGCAGAAGAATTTATCATCTTGCTTAATCTGAAGAACACTATTACTACTACTCTTCTGAGAAATCTGATCAACTTTTGcatttatcatattttttttttttNNNNNNNNNNNNNNNNNNNNNNNNNNNNNNNNNNNNNNNNNNNNNNNNNNNNNNNNNNNNNNNNNNNNNNNNNNNNNNNNNNNNNATCTGAAGTATTATTGTACTATgtttgtatgtatgtgtgatgTAGATTTAAGTTGTTTCTTTTTGGTGCAAGGAAAGTGTGAGTGCCAAACACAAATGAATTCATCACAATTTGCACATCCTTTTTATATGTAACAACTCTTTGTGTTAGGAGAATTTATTTTTAGGAGATTAGGTTATGGGGGTATACTAAACGTGTACTCTTAGTTAATAATTCATACAAAACAAAAATTTAAGTTTAAAAAGTTTAGAACTTCTAGATTGAAAAATAGTTTAATGTCTTTATTATCTTAATTATAAAAGTGTAATTATTAATATACTTTATTCGCATTAAAAATGTATTGTAAGATTATGCAAATATGATTTATATGTTACTCATGCAACTTTATTATTATGAACAGCAAGTCAGCAATTGTTATTGAAAGCTTACAATTCAAGTAACAAAGCTTCCAATTTTCTGCACCTAACCATCTTGAACATTTCTTCTGGACTTACTTTACATTTACAGTGCCCCTGACAAAGATTTGGGCCTATAATTAATTAGGCTAGCAAAGCTGAAGCAACAATAATATCTCAATTAAgaaaaatctaaataaaactAACATGAATATAATGGTTAACTGAACTAATCAATTGGCTTTTATTTTTGGTATTGGACCCCACAAATGTGTAACATTTAAACCTTATAAATCACCACTTGATTCTGGAAAGTAGTTGATGTGTATTAAATAGGAACTATATAATAACAACCCTCTCTTAAATTACACACACTACATGAATTTCTTGATCCGGTATGGTATACCTAAGAAGGGTACCAAAAATTTACGGCTGTAGACCCTATAATAATATGGCCTTTGTGAGGAGGAAAAATTGGAAGCGTCCACTCtggaaattaaaatatttattttgatttttgaaaggaGTTATCATATTAAAtaacggaaatgtttggtaaccaaagaaaatcagcaaaaaacagtcataacttatcttatttagcattcattaattgttgcgataattaattaatgctaaataaggcaaattttgcctgttttttttttttttgtctacctagtaTTACCTAAATAGTccctgattttttattttaaagataaataaattattgactaattaaaaatataaaaacatcttTCACTTTCTAAAATACGAGACATCTAAGTCTTTTTAAAAAACTGATTTCTTCTTATATATTTTGGATAAAAAAAGACTTAAATGTTTCGTATTTTAAAAGGTTAGAAcgtttttgtattttcaatttgttaaaCATATGTGTTTtcgaattaaaaaattaaaaacttatttatctttttctcatatatatttgtataagaaaaaaatatttataaatattgttaaaatttatttgataaatgttttaaaattaaaaatatataaaaactgaaacaaaattaaataaattaaaaaaagttttttttttccctttataTTGAATACATgaaaaattgccatattttgttTGAAGATACAAAGTTTTGCCTACTTTAATATTTATTTCATACTACCGTATATATAGTGAAACAAATTTATAACTCCTAGTAATCTTTGTATTTTTGTTGGAACAGAAAGTTTCCAATTACCAAATAAccataattcattcaaaaatagTGTGGTAGCTTAAATTACCAAAATTTAGGTATACAAATAAAACT from Arachis ipaensis cultivar K30076 chromosome B02, Araip1.1, whole genome shotgun sequence harbors:
- the LOC107628507 gene encoding uncharacterized protein LOC107628507, whose product is MINAKVDQISQKSSSNSVLQIKQDDKFFCRLLSKETSMANPSFRFSSSSVNVPFVWESQPGTPKYKLFSQETLPPLTPPPSYHNNNNNNLNNNALKRVKKNNSRSSSNIFMALFTKMSLKKIITPSHSPSPSPSCSLSSRWTTSDSSKVVPMAKIGRRRFLSYGSSSFDFRGANNEEDGGGSSSPPPSSSALCFAISRAMSSNSGFQSSYKRKAQ